A single genomic interval of Daucus carota subsp. sativus chromosome 1, DH1 v3.0, whole genome shotgun sequence harbors:
- the LOC108205108 gene encoding tabersonine-19-hydroxy-O-acetyltransferase-like produces the protein MAFTRLIRSRLIQSVVFQRQLHVISRSSTNIKPASPTPSKLNRYNIPLYDRMAADAHMPLLLLYPSYNSDHSLKLIPDDASLSDLLKKSLSETLSKYYPFAGRLRSGSYVECNDEGVHFVEAEIGCKLSEVLEKAPVKEEEEGLGHLFPACTIWNHSSKMYPGVVMHVQLSHFTCGGVAIAVTLHHHLGDALTLCSFLRYWANLSLHSGDHKKLLHLCPRLVNELLPPSDDDSIKNISYPDKNWTTKEVVFPNRKLAELKVVVGNEDKLDGIAEDQKYTRNELLTALLYRCLVAAVAETNTGADKGSVLIRGVNVRPMLDPPLPETSVGNIVTVNYIPTSTESETKYRTLVARMREEKRRLRGIKNLDGHELGPKLVEFSKNNYRFFIISSICNFPIYEATDFGWGKPIKAILVDTGMVDIISLMDTANDEIRAVVGLGEQDMKNFLAQKELLTYGSFK, from the coding sequence ATGGCATTTACAAGATTGATCCGGTCAAGATTGATCCAGTCAGTAGTTTTTCAAAGGCAGCTCCATGTCATCTCAAGATCATCCACCAACATCAAACCAGCTTCTCCAACTCCCTCGAAGCTCAACCGATACAACATTCCTTTATATGATCGCATGGCTGCAGATGCTCATATGCCGTTGCTTTTATTGTATCCCAGCTACAACTCTGATCATAGTCTCAAACTGATTCCAGATGATGCATCATTGTCAGATCTTCTGAAGAAGTCTTTGTCAGAGACACTGTCTAAGTATTACCCGTTTGCTGGAAGGCTACGCTCTGGATCCTACGTTGAGTGCAACGATGAAGGGGTTCATTTTGTTGAAGCTGAAATTGGATGCAAGTTGTCAGAAGTTCTGGAAAAAGCTCCTGttaaggaagaagaagaaggcttAGGCCATCTCTTTCCGGCTTGCACAATTTGGAATCATTCATCTAAGATGTATCCTGGTGTCGTAATGCACGTTCAGCTTAGCCATTTTACTTGTGGAGGAGTAGCCATTGCAGTTACCCTTCATCACCATctcggagatgctcttactctGTGCTCATTTCTAAGGTACTGGGCAAATTTGTCACTCCACTCCGGTGACCACAAGAAGTTATTACATCTCTGTCCGCGTTTGGTGAATGAGCTGCTGCCTCCCTCTGATGATGattcaatcaaaaatatttcatatcCTGATAAGAATTGGACCACTAAGGAGGTGGTATTTCCCAACAGAAAGCTAGCAGAACTGAAGGTGGTTGTAGGAAATGAAGACAAGCTCGATGGCATTGCAGAAGATCAAAAATACACCCGCAATGAGCTCCTGACTGCACTCCTTTACAGATGTCTTGTAGCAGCGGTAGCTGAGACTAATACAGGAGCGGACAAAGGATCAGTTCTGATTAGAGGTGTAAACGTAAGGCCTATGCTTGATCCGCCATTGCCAGAAACAAGTGTGGGGAATATTGTAACTGTAAACTACATTCCAACAAGCACAGAGAGTGAGACCAAGTACAGAACGCTGGTGGCGCGGATGAGGGAAGAGAAGAGGCGGCTCAGAGGAATCAAAAATTTAGATGGACATGAACTGGGACCAAAGTTAGTTGAGTTCAGTAAAAATAACTACAGGTTCTTCATTATCAGCAGCATATGTAATTTTCCAATATATGAGGCGACGGATTTCGGGTGGGGAAAGCCGATCAAAGCCATTCTTGTTGACACGGGGATGGTCGATATCATTTCTTTGATGGATACTGCGAATGACGAAATTAGAGCTGTTGTAGGATTGGGAGAGCAGGATATGAAAAATTTTCTAGCACAGAAAGAGCTGCTTACTTATGGTTCTTTTAAATAG
- the LOC108205107 gene encoding protein NUCLEAR FUSION DEFECTIVE 4 isoform X1: MAAVVKGGTRPPWVGLGAAVWVQIAAGNAYTFPLYSHSLKSVLGFTQQQLTILGVANDIGENVGILPGIASNKFPPWVVMFVGVFAAFFGYGVIWLAVSQTVPSMPYWVLWVALVIATNSSAWFGTAVLVTNMRNFPLSRGTVAGILKGYVGLSAAVYTEVHSMLLGGSAENLLLFMTIGIPVTCLAMMYFVRACTPALGEDSSEHVHFLFTQVSSLALAVYLLTTTILKSIVPISRSISYTLIGIMVVLLMSPLAIPIKMTLFPASSKKIGKQASSSDDIVTEDGESDLTGPLLSSFSSDINLLGLYENEDVSEVDILLAMGEGAIKKKRKPRRGEDFKFREAVIKADFWLLWVVYFLGVGSGVTVLNNLAEIGVSLGVNDTTILLSLFSFCNFLGRLGAGVVSEHFVRSKAIPRTLWMTVTQVLMIIIYLLYASALHGTLYAATALLGICFGVQFGIMIPTVSELFGLKDFGIIFNFMQLGNPIGALLFSGLVAGYVYDSEAAKQLSSSCLGPTCFRLTFLFLAGVCGLGTILSIVLTIRIRPVYQMLYAGGSFRLPNGASS; this comes from the exons ATGGCGGCAGTTGTCAAAGGAGGGACAAGACCACCGTGGGTGGGGCTTGGTGCCGCAGTGTGGGTCCAAATAGCTGCTGGTAACGCTTATACTTTCCCCTTGTACTCCCACTCTTTGAAATCTGTGCTTGGTTTTACTCAACAGCAGCTCACAATCCTCGGAGTTGCAAATGATATTGGAGAAAACGTTGGAATTCTTCCTGGGATAGCTTCCAACAAGTTCCCTCCGTGGGTTGTTATGTTTGTCGGTGTTTTCGCCGCGTTTTTCGGGTATGGTGTCATCTGGCTTGCTGTTAGCCAAACTGTTCCCTCCATGCCTTATTGGGTT TTATGGGTTGCACTTGTTATTGCCACTAATAGCAGTGCATGGTTTGGCACCGCTGTACTTGTTACCAACATGAGAAATTTTCCTCTCAGTAGGGGAACAGTTGCAGGGATTCTTAAAGGCTATGTCGGGCTTAGTGCTGCAGTTTATACTGAGGTACACAGTATGTTGCTTGGTGGCTCAGCTGAAAACCTACTGCTCTTCATGACAATAGGTATACCTGTTACATGTCTGGCTATGATGTACTTTGTTCGAGCATGCACGCCAGCTTTAGGTGAAGACTCTTCAGAGCATGTTCACTTTCTTTTTACCCAAGTATCAAGTCTAGCTCTTGCTGTCTATCTCCTCACCACAACAATATTGAAAAGCATAGTGCCTATTAGTAGATCTATCTCCTACACTTTAATAGGTATCATGGTTGTACTTCTCATGTCTCCATTGGCGATTCCTATTAAAATGACACTGTTTCCTGCAAGTAGTAAAAAAATAGGCAAGCAAGCTAGTTCCTCTGACGATATTGTTACAGAAGATGGTGAGTCAGATCTAACAGGTCCACTGTTGAGTTCATTTTCGTCAGACATAAATCTCTTAGGCCTATATGAGAATGAAGATGTCTCAGAAGTTGATATACTCCTGGCGATGGGCGAGGGGGcaataaagaagaaaagaaaacccAGGAGAGGGGAGGATTTCAAATTTCGTGAAGCCGTAATCAAGGCTGATTTTTGGCTTCTCTGGGTAGTATACTTCCTTGGGGTTGGTTCTGGAGTAACCGTGCTTAACAATTTGGCAGAAATCGGGGTTTCACTAGGTGTTAACGATACGACAATATTGTTAAGTCTATTTAGTTTTTGCAACTTTCTGGGGCGTCTTGGAGCAGGTGTTGTTTCTGAACACTTTGTCAG GTCAAAAGCCATTCCTCGCACTCTTTGGATGACAGTCACACAAGTtctaatgataataatatatcttctaTATGCTTCAGCACTACATGGCACTTTATATGCTGCAACAGCGTTACTTGGTATCTGCTTCGGTGTTCAGTTCGGTATAATGATTCCCACTGTCTCAGAGCTTTTTGGTTTAAAAGATTTTGGTATAATATTTAACTTCATGCAGCTAGGCAATCCCATCGGAGCTCTTCTTTTTTCTGGGCTGGTTGCTGGTTATGTATATGATTCCGAAGCAGCTAAACAACTAAGTTCCTCTTGCTTGGGTCCCACCTGCTTTAGGCTTACCTTCTTGTTCCTTGCTGGAGTCTGTGGTTTGGGTACTATCTTGAGCATAGTTTTGACAATCAGAATAAGACCAGTTTATCAAATGCTTTATGCTGGTGGTTCGTTCCGGCTGCCAAATGGTGCTAGTAGCTGA
- the LOC108205107 gene encoding protein NUCLEAR FUSION DEFECTIVE 4 isoform X2 — protein sequence MAAVVKGGTRPPWVGLGAAVWVQIAAGNAYTFPLYSHSLKSVLGFTQQQLTILGVANDIGENVGILPGIASNKFPPWVVMFVGVFAAFFGYGVIWLAVSQTVPSMPYWVLWVALVIATNSSAWFGTAVLVTNMRNFPLSRGTVAGILKGYVGLSAAVYTEVHSMLLGGSAENLLLFMTIGIPVTCLAMMYFVRACTPALGEDSSEHVHFLFTQVSSLALAVYLLTTTILKSIVPISRSISYTLIGIMVVLLMSPLAIPIKMTLFPASSKKIGKQASSSDDIVTEDGESDLTGPLLSSFSSDINLLGLYENEDVSEVDILLAMGEGAIKKKRKPRRGEDFKFREAVIKADFWLLWVVYFLGVGSGVTVLNNLAEIGVSLGVNDTTILLSLFSFCNFLGRLGAGVVSEHFVRSKAIPRTLWMTVTQVLMIIIYLLYASALHGTLYAATALLGICFGVQFARQSHRSSSFFWAGCWLCI from the exons ATGGCGGCAGTTGTCAAAGGAGGGACAAGACCACCGTGGGTGGGGCTTGGTGCCGCAGTGTGGGTCCAAATAGCTGCTGGTAACGCTTATACTTTCCCCTTGTACTCCCACTCTTTGAAATCTGTGCTTGGTTTTACTCAACAGCAGCTCACAATCCTCGGAGTTGCAAATGATATTGGAGAAAACGTTGGAATTCTTCCTGGGATAGCTTCCAACAAGTTCCCTCCGTGGGTTGTTATGTTTGTCGGTGTTTTCGCCGCGTTTTTCGGGTATGGTGTCATCTGGCTTGCTGTTAGCCAAACTGTTCCCTCCATGCCTTATTGGGTT TTATGGGTTGCACTTGTTATTGCCACTAATAGCAGTGCATGGTTTGGCACCGCTGTACTTGTTACCAACATGAGAAATTTTCCTCTCAGTAGGGGAACAGTTGCAGGGATTCTTAAAGGCTATGTCGGGCTTAGTGCTGCAGTTTATACTGAGGTACACAGTATGTTGCTTGGTGGCTCAGCTGAAAACCTACTGCTCTTCATGACAATAGGTATACCTGTTACATGTCTGGCTATGATGTACTTTGTTCGAGCATGCACGCCAGCTTTAGGTGAAGACTCTTCAGAGCATGTTCACTTTCTTTTTACCCAAGTATCAAGTCTAGCTCTTGCTGTCTATCTCCTCACCACAACAATATTGAAAAGCATAGTGCCTATTAGTAGATCTATCTCCTACACTTTAATAGGTATCATGGTTGTACTTCTCATGTCTCCATTGGCGATTCCTATTAAAATGACACTGTTTCCTGCAAGTAGTAAAAAAATAGGCAAGCAAGCTAGTTCCTCTGACGATATTGTTACAGAAGATGGTGAGTCAGATCTAACAGGTCCACTGTTGAGTTCATTTTCGTCAGACATAAATCTCTTAGGCCTATATGAGAATGAAGATGTCTCAGAAGTTGATATACTCCTGGCGATGGGCGAGGGGGcaataaagaagaaaagaaaacccAGGAGAGGGGAGGATTTCAAATTTCGTGAAGCCGTAATCAAGGCTGATTTTTGGCTTCTCTGGGTAGTATACTTCCTTGGGGTTGGTTCTGGAGTAACCGTGCTTAACAATTTGGCAGAAATCGGGGTTTCACTAGGTGTTAACGATACGACAATATTGTTAAGTCTATTTAGTTTTTGCAACTTTCTGGGGCGTCTTGGAGCAGGTGTTGTTTCTGAACACTTTGTCAG GTCAAAAGCCATTCCTCGCACTCTTTGGATGACAGTCACACAAGTtctaatgataataatatatcttctaTATGCTTCAGCACTACATGGCACTTTATATGCTGCAACAGCGTTACTTGGTATCTGCTTCGGTGTTCAGTTCG CTAGGCAATCCCATCGGAGCTCTTCTTTTTTCTGGGCTGGTTGCTGGTTATGTATATGA